Proteins from a genomic interval of Pseudomonas versuta:
- a CDS encoding AAA family ATPase, with translation MSQNLIAALKNPALYPHQVDGFQVIETHISWVILTGPYAYKMKKPVNFGFLDFTGLSAREHFCNEELRLNQRLTEGLYLEVLPITGTAEAPVLGGEGPALEYVLKMRQFPQSQLLSTLQANSELTAAHIDQMAQQIARFHSQAPHVPLEHYQGSPEAVMDPVRQNFEQIRPFLSDKADLQQLDALQAWAEASFTRLKPLFEQRKAEGFIRECHGDIHLGNATIIDGKVVIFDCIEFNEPFRFTDVYADAAFLAMDLEDRGLKSLARRFVSQYLELTGDYQGLELLNFYKAYRALVRAKVSLFSMPAEASPVQRKATLQQYRKYANLAESYSTIPFRFMTITHGVSAVGKSSVAMRLVESLGAIRLRSDVVRKQLFGEQTAENAVGDGIYNADASVATYNKLHELAGIVLRAGFPVVIDATYLKRDQRDAAAKVAEATGVPCLILDCTAPDAVIEGWLAHRQSIGTDPSDATIEVVKAQQVSREALGADEVLRSKRVETHNSKSLDTLIADIRQRLPGL, from the coding sequence GTGAGCCAGAACCTGATTGCTGCCCTGAAGAACCCGGCCCTTTACCCGCATCAAGTCGATGGATTTCAGGTAATCGAGACGCACATCTCCTGGGTCATTCTCACCGGACCTTACGCCTACAAGATGAAAAAACCGGTCAACTTCGGCTTTCTTGACTTTACCGGGCTCAGCGCACGCGAGCACTTCTGTAATGAAGAGCTACGTTTGAACCAGCGGCTGACAGAAGGCCTGTACCTTGAGGTACTGCCGATTACCGGCACCGCTGAAGCGCCGGTTCTAGGCGGCGAAGGCCCTGCGCTGGAGTACGTTCTGAAAATGCGCCAGTTCCCGCAAAGCCAGTTGCTGAGCACCTTGCAAGCCAATAGCGAACTGACGGCTGCGCATATCGACCAAATGGCCCAGCAAATCGCCCGCTTCCATAGCCAGGCGCCGCATGTCCCTCTGGAGCACTACCAAGGCTCACCCGAAGCAGTGATGGACCCGGTCCGCCAGAATTTCGAGCAAATTCGCCCATTCCTTTCAGACAAAGCCGACTTGCAGCAACTGGATGCGCTCCAAGCCTGGGCAGAGGCAAGCTTTACCCGCCTGAAGCCGCTTTTCGAGCAGCGCAAGGCTGAAGGTTTTATTCGTGAATGCCACGGTGATATTCACTTGGGCAACGCCACCATTATTGATGGCAAGGTCGTCATCTTCGACTGCATCGAATTCAACGAGCCGTTCCGCTTTACCGATGTGTACGCCGACGCGGCTTTTCTGGCGATGGACCTTGAAGACCGTGGCTTGAAATCACTGGCCCGACGCTTCGTCAGCCAGTACCTGGAGCTGACCGGCGACTATCAGGGGCTTGAGCTGCTGAACTTCTACAAGGCCTACCGCGCACTGGTTCGCGCCAAAGTCAGCCTGTTCAGCATGCCGGCAGAAGCCAGCCCGGTTCAACGTAAAGCCACCCTGCAGCAATATCGCAAGTACGCCAACCTGGCAGAGAGCTACAGCACTATTCCTTTTCGCTTCATGACCATTACCCACGGCGTATCGGCTGTAGGCAAAAGCTCCGTGGCCATGCGTCTGGTCGAGTCTCTGGGGGCCATTCGTTTACGCTCAGACGTTGTTCGCAAGCAACTGTTCGGCGAGCAAACCGCCGAAAATGCGGTAGGCGATGGCATCTATAACGCGGATGCCAGCGTTGCAACCTACAACAAGCTCCATGAGCTGGCCGGGATCGTACTGCGCGCAGGTTTCCCGGTGGTAATTGATGCCACCTACCTCAAGCGTGATCAGCGCGATGCTGCCGCCAAAGTGGCAGAGGCCACCGGCGTGCCCTGCCTGATCCTCGACTGCACCGCGCCAGACGCAGTGATCGAAGGCTGGCTGGCCCATCGCCAAAGCATTGGTACCGACCCATCAGACGCGACCATTGAAGTGGTCAAGGCACAGCAAGTGAGCCGCGAGGCGTTGGGCGCGGATGAAGTCCTGCGTAGCAAGCGCGTGGAAACCCATAACAGTAAAAGTCTCGACACCCTGATTGCTGACATCCGCCAGCGCCTGCCAGGCTTGTAA
- a CDS encoding pentapeptide repeat-containing protein — MSRPALLDSALYALLHEDDIRGFNQQRPAGPIDMRGGDFRGLDLRELNAEGVDFTDAYFRSADLCGLDLRKASIEGASLAHAQISGTYFPVELTADEILMSVKFGTRLRYSIK, encoded by the coding sequence ATGAGCCGCCCGGCACTGCTTGATTCGGCGCTCTATGCATTACTCCATGAAGACGATATACGCGGGTTTAACCAACAGCGGCCTGCCGGCCCCATCGACATGCGCGGCGGAGATTTTCGCGGACTGGATTTACGCGAACTGAATGCCGAAGGCGTGGACTTTACCGATGCTTACTTTCGCTCAGCCGACCTGTGCGGGCTCGATCTTCGTAAAGCCAGCATCGAAGGTGCCAGCCTGGCTCATGCACAAATCTCTGGCACGTATTTCCCGGTGGAACTGACCGCAGATGAGATTCTGATGTCAGTCAAATTCGGCACCCGCTTACGGTACAGCATCAAATAA
- a CDS encoding TfoX/Sxy family protein, translated as MNDELQHLKNLGKTSSQWLHAVGIHNASDLKRLGAANAYRAVKARGFRASKVLLYAIEGALQDVHWNDIPAERKEALNRQVELLSAAHKA; from the coding sequence ATGAACGATGAACTCCAGCATCTGAAAAATCTTGGAAAAACGTCGTCGCAATGGCTACACGCTGTGGGCATTCACAACGCTTCGGATTTGAAACGTCTGGGTGCTGCCAATGCTTATCGGGCGGTCAAGGCACGAGGCTTCAGAGCCTCGAAAGTGCTGCTATATGCAATTGAGGGTGCCCTACAGGATGTTCACTGGAACGATATCCCCGCAGAACGTAAAGAGGCGCTGAATCGACAGGTAGAACTGTTATCGGCTGCACACAAGGCCTGA
- a CDS encoding heme ABC transporter ATP-binding protein, with product MRRPDRPAGPGAGRAAYRDCYCIPGSTFLSIFTAARPPLMLRTENLQIRRGQKVVLSDVTLDVRPGEVLGVLGPNGAGKSTLLAALCGELAPTAGQVSLDRQALSQWKGSERAQRLAVLPQTSTLDFAFRVEEVVGMGRLPHQTGYARDAEIIEAALQAADVEHLTGRSYLALSGGERQRVHLARVLAQLWPGQNGQTLLLDEPTSMLDPLHQHTTLKAIRAFADRGAAVLIILHDLNLAARYCDRLLLLEEGRVCALDCPQAVLQPALLKAVFGLDVLVQPHPELGHPVIIAR from the coding sequence ATTCGCCGACCTGATCGCCCGGCTGGCCCTGGCGCCGGCAGAGCTGCCTATCGGGATTGTTACTGCATTCCTGGGAGCACCTTTCTTTCTATATTTACTGCTGCGAGGCCGCCACTGATGCTGCGCACAGAAAACTTACAGATACGTCGCGGGCAAAAAGTGGTCCTTTCTGACGTCACCCTTGATGTGCGACCGGGCGAAGTGCTGGGTGTGCTGGGTCCTAATGGTGCAGGTAAAAGCACATTGCTGGCGGCGTTATGCGGGGAGCTGGCGCCAACCGCAGGTCAGGTCTCGCTGGACCGGCAAGCCTTGAGCCAGTGGAAAGGCTCCGAGCGTGCACAGCGTCTCGCCGTGCTGCCGCAAACCTCCACTCTGGACTTTGCATTTCGTGTTGAAGAAGTCGTGGGTATGGGCCGATTGCCCCATCAGACCGGTTATGCCCGAGATGCCGAGATTATTGAAGCTGCCTTGCAGGCTGCGGATGTTGAGCATCTGACGGGTCGCAGTTATCTGGCGTTGTCGGGCGGTGAACGCCAGCGCGTACATTTGGCACGGGTGCTGGCGCAATTATGGCCGGGGCAAAACGGCCAGACGCTGTTGCTCGATGAGCCCACCTCAATGCTCGACCCTTTGCATCAACACACCACATTGAAGGCGATACGTGCCTTTGCCGATCGCGGCGCTGCAGTGTTGATTATCCTGCATGACTTGAATCTGGCTGCGCGGTATTGCGACCGCTTGCTTCTGCTCGAAGAGGGGCGGGTGTGTGCACTGGATTGCCCGCAGGCAGTGCTGCAGCCGGCGTTGCTCAAGGCTGTGTTCGGTCTGGATGTGCTTGTGCAGCCGCACCCCGAACTTGGCCACCCGGTCATCATCGCACGCTGA
- a CDS encoding FecCD family ABC transporter permease — protein MLAIWLSLALGPVSLPLFDTLRAALRLVGVPIQGDGLEQAELILGQIRLPRTLLGLAVGGVLALSGVAMQGLFRNPLADPGLVGVSSGAALGAAIAIVGSSAFGGLPDVFGPYLLSLCAFMGGLGVTALVYRLGRRNGQTNVAVMLLAGIALTALASSAVGLFTYLADDATLRTLTFWNLGSLNGASYSRLWPLLIVTAGVALWLPRRAKALNALLLGESEASHLGINVEGLKRELVFCTALGVGAAVAAAGMIGFIGLVVPHLVRLLAGPDHRVLLPASVLAGAALLLFADLIARLALAPAELPIGIVTAFLGAPFFLYLLLRGRH, from the coding sequence TTGCTGGCGATCTGGTTATCGCTGGCGCTGGGGCCCGTGAGCTTGCCGTTATTTGACACTTTGCGGGCCGCACTGCGCTTGGTCGGCGTGCCGATTCAGGGCGACGGGCTGGAGCAGGCCGAGTTGATTCTGGGGCAGATCCGTTTACCCCGCACGCTACTGGGGCTGGCGGTTGGCGGTGTGCTGGCGCTGTCGGGTGTGGCCATGCAGGGGCTTTTTCGTAATCCCCTGGCGGACCCGGGTCTGGTTGGTGTTTCCAGCGGTGCAGCATTGGGTGCGGCAATTGCGATTGTCGGTAGCTCCGCGTTTGGCGGCCTGCCCGATGTTTTTGGCCCGTATCTGCTGTCCTTGTGTGCATTTATGGGCGGGCTGGGTGTTACAGCGCTGGTCTACAGACTGGGCCGGCGCAACGGGCAGACCAATGTGGCCGTCATGTTGCTGGCGGGGATCGCGCTCACTGCGCTGGCCAGTTCTGCGGTAGGACTGTTCACCTATCTGGCCGATGACGCGACTTTACGTACGCTGACGTTCTGGAATCTGGGTAGCCTCAATGGCGCCAGCTACTCGCGGCTATGGCCCCTGCTGATTGTTACCGCAGGTGTCGCCTTGTGGTTGCCTCGCCGGGCCAAGGCGCTCAACGCGTTGCTGCTTGGCGAATCAGAAGCCAGTCATTTGGGGATCAATGTTGAAGGCCTGAAGCGCGAGCTGGTGTTTTGCACGGCATTGGGTGTCGGTGCGGCGGTCGCAGCGGCAGGCATGATCGGTTTTATTGGCTTGGTGGTGCCGCATTTGGTGCGATTGCTGGCCGGGCCCGATCATCGTGTCCTGTTGCCCGCGTCCGTGCTGGCGGGAGCCGCGCTGTTGTTATTCGCCGACCTGATCGCCCGGCTGGCCCTGGCGCCGGCAGAGCTGCCTATCGGGATTGTTACTGCATTCCTGGGAGCACCTTTCTTTCTATATTTACTGCTGCGAGGCCGCCACTGA
- a CDS encoding heme/hemin ABC transporter substrate-binding protein, translated as MRLSTRLITLCAGLMISHACLAGELPQRWVSAGGALSEWVSALGAESKLVGVDTTSQHPESLKSLPSIGYQRQLSAEGILSLKPDVLIGTDEMGPPPVLAQIRSAGVPVEMFSAQADLASLEATLMHLGRLLGDEAQAAQLFKDYQQQLQAHQQQVKQAKAHDQEPGVLLLLGHAGGKPLIAGKGTAADWLLTQAGGHNLATHTGYKPFSVEALAGLNPEVLVFADRSLTGEEARKALMKENPILGSIRAARDGRVYELDPTLLVGGLGPRLPASLKQLTAEFYPAAAANP; from the coding sequence ATGCGCTTGAGTACCCGCCTGATTACGCTCTGTGCAGGCCTTATGATCAGTCATGCCTGTCTGGCTGGCGAGTTGCCACAACGTTGGGTCAGTGCGGGAGGTGCGCTTTCGGAGTGGGTCAGTGCGTTGGGGGCAGAGTCTAAATTGGTTGGGGTCGATACCACCAGCCAACATCCTGAATCACTGAAGTCGTTGCCCAGCATCGGCTATCAGCGCCAGCTCTCGGCGGAAGGCATTCTGAGTTTGAAGCCGGATGTGTTGATAGGCACCGATGAGATGGGGCCGCCGCCTGTTCTGGCGCAGATTCGTAGCGCCGGAGTGCCGGTTGAGATGTTCTCGGCGCAGGCCGACCTGGCTAGCCTGGAAGCGACGCTCATGCATTTGGGGCGTCTGTTGGGTGACGAGGCGCAAGCCGCACAACTGTTCAAGGATTATCAACAGCAACTGCAGGCGCACCAGCAGCAAGTCAAACAAGCTAAAGCTCATGATCAGGAACCGGGAGTGCTGCTGCTGTTGGGGCATGCAGGCGGCAAGCCTTTGATTGCCGGCAAGGGCACCGCGGCGGACTGGTTACTGACTCAGGCGGGTGGCCATAACCTTGCCACTCATACCGGCTATAAGCCGTTTTCGGTCGAGGCTCTGGCCGGGCTTAACCCCGAAGTATTGGTATTTGCTGATCGTAGCCTTACAGGCGAAGAGGCCCGCAAGGCACTGATGAAAGAGAACCCGATTCTGGGCTCGATCCGTGCAGCCAGGGACGGTCGGGTCTACGAACTGGATCCGACTCTGCTGGTGGGAGGCCTGGGGCCGCGTCTGCCGGCCAGTTTGAAGCAACTGACGGCCGAGTTTTATCCAGCCGCCGCGGCCAACCCATGA
- a CDS encoding Rieske (2Fe-2S) protein gives MKFLCTSQTLIEGSSRGFEHNGTRLLAVRRNGQVYAYKNRCPHRGVPLEWQPDQFLDSSASLIQCATHAALFLIETGECVAGPCAGHSLTAIDCCEDSQGIWITPPASEDDL, from the coding sequence ATGAAGTTTTTATGCACCTCGCAAACGCTGATTGAAGGTAGCAGCCGCGGCTTCGAACACAACGGCACGCGCTTGCTCGCGGTTCGCCGCAATGGCCAGGTTTATGCCTATAAAAATCGCTGTCCGCATCGCGGTGTGCCACTGGAATGGCAGCCGGACCAATTCCTTGATTCCAGTGCCAGCCTGATCCAGTGCGCGACCCACGCCGCGCTGTTTTTGATTGAAACGGGCGAATGCGTTGCCGGGCCCTGTGCCGGTCATTCATTGACCGCCATTGACTGCTGCGAAGACAGTCAAGGCATCTGGATCACGCCACCGGCCTCAGAGGATGACCTCTAA
- the sfsA gene encoding DNA/RNA nuclease SfsA has translation MRFSPALEEGRLLKRYKRFLADIETASGELMTIHCPNTGSMLNCMVEGGQVWFSRSNDPKRKLPGTWEISETPQGRLACVNTGRANRLIEEALLAGLITELEGFTALKREVAYGQENSRIDFRLEYPDGYAFVEVKSVTLGFDGSRVAAFPDAVTQRGAKHLRELATLAREGVRAVQLYCVNLTGIDAVRPAEEIDPGYAAALREAVAAGVQVLAYGVSLTSDAVVVDRRLEVIL, from the coding sequence ATGCGCTTTTCTCCAGCGTTGGAAGAAGGGCGTTTGCTCAAGCGTTACAAGCGTTTTCTGGCTGACATTGAAACGGCTTCGGGCGAGTTGATGACCATACACTGCCCGAACACCGGCTCGATGCTTAATTGCATGGTGGAGGGCGGGCAGGTCTGGTTCAGTCGCTCCAACGACCCCAAGCGCAAGCTGCCGGGGACCTGGGAAATCAGTGAGACCCCGCAAGGACGGCTGGCGTGTGTGAACACCGGGCGTGCCAATCGCTTGATCGAAGAAGCACTGCTGGCCGGGTTGATCACCGAACTTGAAGGCTTCACTGCGCTCAAGCGCGAAGTCGCTTACGGGCAGGAAAACAGCCGGATTGATTTTCGGCTGGAGTACCCCGACGGCTATGCCTTTGTCGAGGTTAAAAGTGTCACCCTGGGCTTTGATGGCTCGCGGGTGGCAGCATTCCCGGATGCAGTGACCCAACGCGGTGCCAAGCACTTGCGCGAGTTGGCGACTCTGGCCCGGGAAGGGGTGCGTGCCGTGCAACTGTATTGTGTCAATCTCACGGGGATCGACGCGGTCCGTCCGGCTGAGGAAATCGACCCGGGTTACGCCGCTGCGCTACGCGAAGCGGTTGCCGCCGGGGTGCAGGTGCTGGCTTATGGTGTAAGCCTTACATCTGATGCGGTAGTGGTTGATCGTCGCTTAGAGGTCATCCTCTGA
- a CDS encoding pyridoxal phosphate-dependent aminotransferase, producing MAQSYSARSRAIEPFHVMALLARANELQAAGHDVIHLEIGEPDFTTAEPIIAAGQAALAAGKTRYTAARGLPELREAISGFYQQRYGLNIDPSRILITPGGSGALLLASSLLVDPGKHWLLADPGYPCNRHFLRLVEGAAQLVPVGPDVRYQLTADLVERYWDQDSVGALVASPANPTGTILSRDELASLSAAIKARNGHLVVDEIYHGLTYGCDATSVLEVDDSAFVLNSFSKYFGMTGWRLGWLVAPPQAVADLEKLAQNLYISAPSMAQYAALACFEPQTLAILEERRTEFGRRRDFLLPALRELGFGIAVEPEGAFYLYADISAFGGDAFAFCRHFLETEHVAITPGLDFGRFQSGHHVRFAYTQSLPRLQEAVERIARGLQSWKG from the coding sequence ATGGCTCAGTCTTACAGTGCGCGCAGTCGCGCGATCGAACCGTTCCACGTGATGGCGTTGCTGGCGCGTGCCAACGAGTTGCAGGCGGCGGGGCACGACGTGATTCACCTGGAAATAGGTGAGCCGGACTTCACTACGGCTGAGCCGATTATTGCTGCGGGGCAGGCGGCACTGGCCGCCGGTAAAACCCGCTATACCGCGGCCCGGGGCTTGCCGGAACTGCGCGAAGCCATCTCCGGGTTTTATCAGCAGCGTTACGGCCTGAACATTGACCCTTCGCGCATTCTGATTACGCCCGGAGGCTCCGGCGCGTTGCTTTTAGCCAGCAGCCTGCTGGTGGATCCAGGCAAGCACTGGCTGCTTGCCGACCCCGGCTACCCCTGTAACAGGCACTTCCTGCGCCTGGTTGAGGGTGCGGCGCAGCTCGTCCCTGTTGGTCCGGACGTGCGCTATCAACTGACGGCCGACCTGGTTGAGCGCTATTGGGATCAAGACAGTGTAGGAGCGCTGGTTGCTTCACCGGCGAATCCGACCGGCACGATCTTGAGCCGTGATGAACTGGCCTCTCTTTCGGCAGCAATAAAGGCACGTAACGGGCATTTGGTCGTGGACGAGATCTATCACGGCCTGACCTATGGCTGTGATGCGACCAGCGTGCTGGAAGTCGATGACAGTGCTTTTGTGCTTAACAGTTTCTCCAAGTATTTCGGCATGACCGGCTGGAGACTGGGCTGGCTGGTAGCGCCACCGCAAGCTGTAGCTGATCTGGAAAAACTGGCGCAGAACCTCTACATCAGTGCTCCGAGCATGGCACAGTATGCAGCCCTGGCCTGTTTTGAGCCGCAGACGCTGGCTATTCTGGAGGAGCGCCGCACCGAGTTTGGGCGTCGTCGCGACTTTCTGTTACCGGCTTTGCGTGAGCTTGGCTTTGGTATTGCTGTAGAGCCTGAAGGCGCGTTTTACCTGTATGCCGATATCAGTGCGTTTGGTGGGGATGCCTTTGCATTTTGCCGGCACTTCCTTGAAACGGAACATGTGGCCATTACTCCTGGCCTGGACTTTGGCCGTTTTCAGTCAGGTCACCACGTACGTTTTGCCTACACCCAGAGTCTGCCGCGGTTACAGGAAGCCGTTGAGCGGATTGCCCGCGGCCTGCAGAGCTGGAAAGGCTGA
- the dksA gene encoding RNA polymerase-binding protein DksA, whose protein sequence is MPTQAKQQNSQLSGFEPYVEKKGEEYMGEPMRKHFTKILQKWKQDLMQEVDRTVDHMKDEAANFPDPADRASQEEEFSLELRARDRERKLIKKIDKTLQLIEDEEYGWCESCGVEIGIRRLEARPTADMCVDCKTLAEIKEKQVGK, encoded by the coding sequence ATGCCCACACAAGCTAAGCAACAGAATAGTCAACTCAGCGGTTTCGAACCGTACGTTGAAAAGAAGGGCGAAGAGTACATGGGCGAGCCCATGCGCAAGCACTTCACCAAGATTCTGCAAAAGTGGAAACAGGACTTGATGCAGGAAGTTGACCGCACCGTTGATCACATGAAAGACGAAGCGGCAAACTTTCCTGACCCGGCCGACCGCGCTAGCCAGGAAGAAGAATTCAGCCTGGAACTGCGTGCCCGCGATCGCGAGCGCAAGCTAATCAAGAAAATCGACAAGACGTTGCAATTGATCGAAGACGAAGAATACGGCTGGTGCGAATCCTGCGGCGTCGAAATCGGCATTCGTCGACTTGAAGCCCGTCCTACTGCCGACATGTGCGTAGACTGCAAGACCTTGGCTGAAATCAAGGAAAAACAAGTCGGCAAGTAA
- the gluQRS gene encoding tRNA glutamyl-Q(34) synthetase GluQRS, which yields MTVSSNPSYIGRFAPTPSGHLHFGSLVAALASYLDARSVGGRWLLRMEDLDPPREMPGAQGAILDALQRYGFEWDGELVRQSERHDAYAQVVDRLFSLGLAYACTCSRKQLEGYHGIYPGLCRNAGHSMENAAIRVRVPELMYSFEDRVQGLFGQHLGRDVGDFVIRRRDGLYAYQLAVVLDDAWQGVTDIVRGADLLDSTPRQLYLQELLGLPQPRYLHVPLIVQPDGHKLGKSYRSPPLTADQATPLLLRALRTLGQATDDSLTLATPREVLDWGIARWNAGLIPRTLTLAEAQLR from the coding sequence ATGACTGTCTCCTCAAACCCCTCATATATCGGACGTTTCGCCCCGACGCCCAGTGGCCATCTGCATTTCGGCTCGCTGGTGGCCGCCCTCGCCTCCTATCTCGATGCGCGCTCAGTCGGCGGGCGCTGGCTGCTGCGCATGGAAGACCTGGACCCGCCACGGGAAATGCCCGGCGCCCAGGGCGCTATTCTCGACGCACTGCAACGTTATGGCTTTGAGTGGGACGGCGAACTGGTTCGCCAGAGCGAGCGCCACGATGCTTACGCCCAAGTAGTGGATCGCCTGTTCAGCCTGGGCCTGGCCTATGCTTGCACCTGTTCGCGCAAACAGCTTGAGGGTTACCACGGCATCTATCCCGGCCTGTGCCGCAATGCCGGTCACTCCATGGAGAACGCCGCCATACGGGTGCGCGTCCCGGAACTGATGTATTCCTTTGAGGATCGAGTGCAGGGTTTGTTTGGCCAGCACTTGGGACGAGATGTCGGCGACTTCGTGATTCGCCGCCGTGACGGGCTTTATGCCTACCAATTGGCGGTGGTACTCGATGATGCCTGGCAGGGCGTGACAGACATCGTACGCGGGGCCGATTTGCTGGACTCCACACCGCGCCAGCTGTACTTGCAAGAGCTGCTGGGTTTGCCTCAGCCGCGTTATCTGCATGTGCCGCTGATCGTGCAACCGGATGGGCACAAGCTGGGCAAGTCGTATCGCTCGCCGCCCCTCACGGCCGACCAGGCTACGCCGTTGCTGCTTCGCGCATTACGTACACTGGGCCAGGCCACCGATGACAGCCTCACCCTTGCCACGCCGCGTGAAGTGCTCGACTGGGGCATCGCCCGCTGGAATGCCGGCCTGATCCCGCGCACGCTCACTCTGGCCGAGGCGCAATTACGCTGA